A window of Sutcliffiella cohnii contains these coding sequences:
- the secA gene encoding preprotein translocase subunit SecA: MRGLLNKVFDMNKRQIKKSEKLADQIDALSSDMEKLSDDALRAKTEEFKERYQKGETLDDLLVESFAVVREAARRVLGLHPYKVQLMGAIALHEGNIAEMKTGEGKTLTSTLPVYLNALTGKGVHVVTVNEYLASRDANEMGQLFEFLGLTVGLNLNGLTREEKIEAYKADVTYSTNNELGFDYLRDNMVLYKEQMVQRPLHFAVIDEVDSILIDEARTPLIISGSAQKSAALYLQANGFVRQLKREEDYTYDEKTKGVQLTEDGISKAEKAFGIDNLFDIQHVALNHHINQALKAHVTMHNDVDYVVQEGEIVIVDQFTGRLMKGRRFSDGLHQAIEAKEGVEIQNESMTLATITFQNYFRMYEKLSGMTGTAKTEEEEFRNIYNMNVVAIPTNRPIARDDRADLIFKTIEGKHNAVANDIAERHKAGQPVLVGTVAIETSEVISKLLNKRGIKHNVLNAKNHAREADIIAEAGHKGSVTIATNMAGRGTDIKLGEGVKEAGGLAVIGTERHESRRIDNQLRGRSGRQGDPGVTQFYLSMEDELMRRFGSDNMKNMMERLGMDDTQPIQSKMVSRAVESAQKRVEGNNFDARKQLLQFDDVLRQQREVIYKQRFEVLDSENLRSIVEKMLKSTIERNVRLYTPAADLPEEWNLQGIVDYLEANLLREGDVTEGDLRGKEPEEMIELITEKVIARYDEKEQELEPEQIREFEKVVVLRAVDSKWMDHIDAMDQLRRGIHLRAYGQIDPLREYQMEGFAMFETMIAAIEEDVSKYIMKAQIRNNLERQEVAKGTAVVPNEDGKEKAKKRPVTKAINIGRNDPCICGSGKKYKQCCGR; the protein is encoded by the coding sequence ATGCGTGGATTATTGAACAAAGTTTTTGACATGAATAAGCGCCAAATTAAAAAATCAGAGAAATTGGCCGACCAAATAGATGCGCTAAGCAGTGATATGGAAAAGCTTTCCGACGATGCATTGCGTGCCAAAACAGAAGAGTTTAAAGAACGTTATCAAAAAGGCGAAACGTTAGATGACCTACTCGTTGAATCATTTGCAGTAGTTCGTGAAGCAGCACGTCGTGTTTTAGGCTTACACCCATACAAAGTGCAGTTAATGGGAGCGATTGCCCTTCATGAAGGAAATATCGCCGAGATGAAAACAGGGGAAGGTAAAACATTAACTTCAACACTACCTGTATATTTAAATGCTCTTACTGGAAAAGGCGTACACGTTGTTACAGTTAACGAATATTTAGCAAGCCGTGATGCGAACGAAATGGGACAACTTTTTGAGTTCCTTGGCTTAACAGTAGGATTAAACTTAAACGGACTTACACGTGAAGAAAAAATAGAAGCATATAAAGCAGATGTTACATATAGTACGAACAATGAATTAGGCTTTGATTACTTACGTGACAACATGGTGCTGTACAAAGAGCAAATGGTACAGCGCCCACTTCATTTTGCTGTTATTGATGAGGTAGACTCGATTTTAATTGATGAGGCGCGTACCCCATTAATTATTTCAGGTAGTGCTCAAAAATCCGCTGCTCTTTACTTACAAGCGAACGGTTTCGTACGTCAGTTAAAGCGGGAAGAAGATTACACATATGACGAAAAGACAAAAGGTGTTCAATTAACAGAAGACGGAATTTCGAAAGCGGAAAAAGCGTTCGGAATCGATAACTTATTTGACATCCAGCATGTCGCGTTAAACCATCATATTAATCAAGCGTTAAAGGCGCATGTCACGATGCATAATGACGTGGATTACGTTGTACAAGAAGGCGAAATCGTCATTGTTGACCAATTTACTGGTCGTCTTATGAAAGGTCGTCGATTTTCTGACGGACTACACCAAGCGATTGAAGCGAAAGAAGGCGTAGAAATTCAGAACGAAAGTATGACACTTGCAACGATTACGTTCCAGAACTACTTCCGTATGTACGAAAAGCTTTCTGGTATGACAGGTACAGCGAAAACAGAAGAAGAAGAGTTCCGTAACATTTACAATATGAACGTTGTCGCAATCCCTACGAACAGACCGATCGCACGTGATGACCGTGCTGATTTAATTTTCAAAACGATTGAAGGAAAGCATAATGCTGTTGCGAACGATATCGCAGAGCGCCATAAAGCAGGCCAACCAGTTCTTGTTGGTACAGTTGCGATTGAAACGTCAGAAGTTATTTCTAAGCTACTTAACAAACGTGGCATTAAACATAACGTCTTAAACGCGAAAAATCATGCTCGCGAAGCCGATATTATCGCAGAGGCAGGTCATAAAGGATCTGTAACGATCGCGACAAATATGGCAGGTCGTGGTACAGACATTAAGCTTGGCGAAGGTGTAAAAGAAGCGGGAGGTCTTGCTGTTATCGGTACAGAGCGTCACGAATCACGCCGTATTGATAACCAGCTTCGTGGCCGTTCCGGTCGTCAAGGAGACCCAGGGGTAACGCAATTCTACCTTTCCATGGAAGATGAATTAATGCGCCGCTTCGGTTCTGACAATATGAAAAATATGATGGAACGACTTGGTATGGACGATACGCAACCAATTCAAAGTAAAATGGTATCTCGTGCCGTAGAATCAGCGCAAAAACGTGTAGAAGGAAACAACTTCGATGCGCGTAAACAGCTTTTACAATTCGACGATGTACTGCGTCAACAACGTGAAGTTATTTACAAGCAACGTTTTGAAGTATTAGATTCTGAAAATTTACGTTCAATCGTTGAAAAAATGTTAAAGTCTACTATCGAGCGTAATGTTCGTCTATACACGCCAGCTGCCGACCTTCCAGAAGAATGGAACTTACAAGGAATTGTCGACTATTTAGAGGCAAACCTTTTAAGGGAAGGCGACGTGACTGAAGGCGACTTACGTGGTAAAGAGCCAGAAGAAATGATCGAGCTCATTACGGAAAAAGTAATCGCGCGCTACGACGAGAAAGAACAAGAGCTAGAGCCAGAACAAATTCGCGAGTTCGAAAAAGTAGTGGTTCTTCGCGCAGTTGATAGTAAATGGATGGACCATATCGACGCAATGGATCAGCTTCGTCGCGGAATTCATTTACGTGCTTACGGTCAAATTGATCCGTTACGTGAATACCAAATGGAAGGTTTCGCGATGTTTGAAACGATGATTGCTGCGATTGAAGAAGATGTATCGAAATACATCATGAAAGCTCAAATTCGCAACAATTTAGAGCGTCAAGAAGTAGCTAAAGGTACAGCTGTTGTACCGAACGAAGACGGAAAAGAAAAAGCGAAAAAACGTCCTGTTACAAAAGCTATTAATATTGGCCGTAACGACCCATGTATTTGTGGTAGCGGAAAAAAATATAAGCAATGTTGCGGACGTTAA
- a CDS encoding DoxX family protein produces the protein MKRDAIEITENPVSHYLFNSTKLALFWLIVRLYVGYAWLKAGWGKVTSDAWTGENAGVAIEGFIKGAIAKAGEGPDVTGWYAAFLENIVLPNATVFSYLVAYGEVLVGLGLIVGFLTGIAAFFGSLMNVTFLFAGTLSTNPILFILATWLVLAWKVAGWYGLDRWALPRLGTPWNQSEK, from the coding sequence ATGAAACGAGATGCAATCGAAATTACAGAAAATCCTGTCTCTCATTATTTATTTAACAGCACAAAGCTTGCTCTATTTTGGTTAATTGTTCGCTTATATGTTGGTTACGCATGGTTAAAGGCAGGATGGGGGAAAGTAACGTCAGATGCTTGGACAGGAGAGAACGCAGGTGTTGCGATAGAAGGGTTTATTAAAGGAGCAATCGCCAAAGCAGGAGAAGGTCCAGATGTAACTGGTTGGTACGCAGCGTTTTTAGAAAATATTGTTTTACCAAATGCCACAGTGTTCTCCTATTTAGTAGCTTACGGTGAAGTATTAGTAGGTTTAGGACTAATTGTTGGATTTCTAACAGGAATTGCTGCTTTTTTTGGATCATTAATGAACGTCACATTTTTATTCGCAGGGACACTAAGCACCAACCCAATTCTTTTCATCCTAGCGACTTGGCTAGTATTAGCTTGGAAAGTAGCAGGTTGGTATGGTTTAGACAGATGGGCGCTTCCACGTTTAGGTACTCCATGGAATCAATCAGAAAAATAA
- the hpf gene encoding ribosome hibernation-promoting factor, HPF/YfiA family: MKYNVRGENIEVTPAIREYVESKIGKIKRYFDSTETVECKVNLKVNNNTQKIEVTIPMTGLVLRAEERHSDLYAAIDLVVDKLERQIRKHKTKVNRKLRDTGAPKYLFNEAVENGSVAVADEEDELVRTKRYNLKPMDSEEAILQMNMLGHNFFVFLNAATNETNVVYKRNDGKYGIIEAH, translated from the coding sequence ATGAAGTACAACGTACGCGGTGAAAACATTGAGGTAACTCCAGCAATCCGTGAATATGTGGAAAGCAAAATTGGTAAAATCAAAAGATATTTTGATTCCACAGAAACGGTAGAATGCAAAGTAAACTTAAAGGTAAATAACAACACACAAAAAATTGAAGTGACGATTCCGATGACTGGACTAGTGTTACGAGCTGAAGAACGCCATAGCGATTTATATGCAGCAATCGACCTAGTAGTCGACAAATTGGAACGCCAAATTCGTAAACATAAAACAAAAGTGAACCGTAAGCTACGTGATACGGGTGCTCCGAAATACTTATTTAATGAAGCAGTAGAAAATGGTAGTGTTGCTGTTGCAGACGAAGAAGATGAGTTAGTACGTACAAAACGTTACAACTTAAAACCGATGGACAGCGAAGAAGCAATTTTACAAATGAACATGCTTGGCCACAACTTCTTCGTATTCCTTAACGCAGCTACAAACGAAACAAACGTCGTCTACAAACGAAACGACGGCAAATACGGTATAATTGAAGCTCACTAA